A genome region from Choloepus didactylus isolate mChoDid1 chromosome 12, mChoDid1.pri, whole genome shotgun sequence includes the following:
- the LOC119507061 gene encoding DNA ligase 4-like: protein IFTIFHSDAVELYNVTTDLEKVCRQLHDPSVGLSDISITLFSAFKPMLAAIANIQHIEKDMKHQSFYIETKLDGERMQMHKDGDVYKFFSRNGFDHYTDHFGASPREGSLTPFIHNAFKIDLQNCILDGEMMAYNPDTQTFMQKGNKFDIKRMVEDSDLQTCYCVFDILMVNNKKLGHETLKKRYEILNSIFTPIPGRIEIVQKTQAHTKKEVIDALNEAIDKREEGIMVKYPLSIYKPDKRGEGWLKIKPEYVSGLMDELDILIVGGYWGKGSRGGMMSHFLCAVAEKPPPGEKPSVFHTLCRVGSGYTMKELYDLGLKLAKHWKPFHKKAPPSSLLCGTEKPEVYIEPCNSVIVQVKAAEIVPSDMYKTDCTLRFPRIEKIREDKEWHECMTLDDLEQLRGKASGKLASKHLCIGGDDEPQEKKRKVAPKIKKVIGIIEHLKAPNLSNISKVSNIFEDVEFCVMSGIDSHPKPDLENRIAELGGYIVQNPGPDTYCIIAGSENIRVKNIISSNKHDVVKPDWLLECFKTKSCVPWQPRFMIHMCPSTKQHFAREYDCYGDSYFVDTDLNQLKEVFSGIKNSNEQTFEEMSSVIADLEYRYSWDSSPLSMFRRYTIYLDMYAFINDLSTKIEGTRLAIKALELRFHGAKIVSYLAEGVSHVIVGEDHSRIADLKAFRRTLKRKFKILHEGWVTDSIDKCELQEENQYLI, encoded by the coding sequence atatttacCATTTTTCATAGTGATGCTGTTGAGTTGTATAATGTAACCACAGATCTGGAAAAAGTCTGTAGGCAACTGCATGATCCTTCAGTAGGGCTCAGTGATATTTCTATCactttattttctgcctttaAACCAATGCtagctgctattgcaaatattCAGCACATAGAGAAGGACATGAAACATCAGAGTTTCTACATCGAAACCAAGTTAGATGGTGAGCGTATGCAAATGCACAAAGATGGGGATGTGTATAAGTTCTTCTCCCGAAATGGATTTGACCACTATACTGATCATTTTGGTGCATCGCCACGTGAAGGTTCTTTAACACCATTCATTCATAATGCATTCAAAATAGATTTACAAAACTGTATCCTTGATGGTGAGATGATGGCCTATAACCCTGATACCCAAACTTTTATGCAAAAAGGGAATAAGTTTGATATTAAAAGAATGGTAGAAGATTCTGATCTACAAACTTGTTATTGTGTTTTTGACATATTGATGGTTAATAATAAAAAACTAGGACATGAGACCCTGAAAAAGAGGTATGAAATTCTTAATAGTATTTTTACACCAATACCAGGTAGAATCGAAATAGTGCAGAAAACACAGGCTCATACTAAGAAAGAAGTAATTGATGCTTTGAATGAAGCCATAGataaaagagaagagggaattATGGTAAAATATCCTCTGTCCATTTACAAGCCAgacaaaagaggtgaaggatggCTAAAAATTAAACCAGAGTATGTAAGTGGACTAATGGATGAACTGGACATCTTAATTGTTGGAGGCTATTGGGGCAAAGGTTCACGGGGTGGAATGATGTCCCACTTTTTGTGTGCAGTGGCAGAGAAGCCCCCTCCTGGTGAAAAACCGTCTGTTTTTCATACTCTCTGTCGTGTTGGCTCAGGTTACACCATGAAAGAACTGTATGATCTGGGCTTGAAATTGGCCAAACATTGGAAGCCTTTTCATAAAAAAGCTCCACCAAGTAGCCTTTTATGTggaacagagaagccagaagtgtACATTGAACCTTGTAATTCTGTCATTGTTCAGGTTAAGGCAGCAGAGATTGTCCCTAGTGATATGTATAAAACTGACTGCACCTTGCGTTTTCCACGAATTGAAAAGATAAGGGAAGACAAAGAATGGCATGAATGCATGACTCTGGATGACTTAGAACAACTTAGGGGAAAAGCATCTGGAAAGCTTGCTTCTAAACACCTTTGTATAGGTGGTGATGATGAACCACAGGAAAAAAAGCGGAAAGTtgccccaaagattaagaaaGTTATTGGaattattgaacatttaaaaGCACCTAATCTTTCTAACATAAGCAAAGTTTCTAATATATTTGAAGATGTGGAGTTTTGTGTTATGAGTGGAATAGACAGCCATCCAAAGCCTGATCTGGAGAACAGAATTGCAGAACTTGGTGGTTACATAGTACAAAATCCAGGCCCAGACACGTACTGCATAATTGCAGGGTCTGAGAACATCAGAGTGAAAaacatcatttcttcaaataaacATGATGTTGTAAAGCCTGATTGGCTTTTAGAGTGTTTTAAGACCAAGAGCTGTGTGCCATGGCAGCCTCGCTTTATGATTCAtatgtgtccatcaacaaaacAACATTTTGCTCGTGAGTATGATTGCTATGGTGATAGTTATTTTGTTGATACAGACTTGAACCAACTGAAGGAAGTGTTCTCAGGAATAAAAAATTCCAATGAACAGACTTTTGAAGAAATGTCTTCTGTGATTGCTGATTTAGAATATCGATATTCCTGGGACAGCTCTCCTCTTAGTATGTTTCGGCGCTACACCATTTATTTGGACATGTATGCTTTTATTAATGACTTGAGTACCAAAATTGAAGGAACAAGATTAGCTATTAAAGCCTTGGAGCTTCGATTTCATGGAGCAAAAATAGTTTCTTATTTAGCTGAGGGAGTATCTCATGTAATTGTTGGAGAAGATCATAGTCGTATTGCAGATCTGAAAGCTTTTCGGAGAACTcttaagagaaaatttaaaatcctgCATGAAGGTTGGGTAACTGACTCAATAGACAAGTGTGAACTACAGGAGGAAAATCAATATTTGATTTAA